Proteins encoded together in one Xenopus laevis strain J_2021 chromosome 6L, Xenopus_laevis_v10.1, whole genome shotgun sequence window:
- the commd3.L gene encoding COMM domain containing 3 L homeolog, with product MELSEELQRGLHRLADPALFSPKAFAALIRASFLSVSEAQAAERALLDHAELQHIEPAFIKHCHAAATTCILEAVKHNTDKAGLSTFLEDCKFDKDRTELFWTEYQKNKESLETLLGSIGISPPHITDVSWRLQYQIKSNQLYRHNRPDYLINLTVESSDANQKPEISFDCSMEQLQDLLGKLRDAAKSLERTTQM from the exons ATGGAGCTGTCGGAGGAATTACAGAGGGGTTTGCACCGCTTAGCGGACCCAGCACTATTCAGCCCTAAAGCCTTCGCGGCCCTCATTCGGGCGTCCTTCTTAAGTGTTAGCGAGGCCCAGGCCGCAGAGAGAGCCTTATTAG ATCATGCAGAGCTGCAGCACATTGAGCCAGCATTTATTAAACACTGCCATGCTGCAGCCACAACGTGTATTCTGGAGGCTGTGAAGCACAATACAGACAAAGCAGGCCTAAG CACATTCCTGGAAGACTGTAAATTTGACAAGGACAGAACCGAGCTTTTTTGGACTGAATACCAG aaaaataaagaatCTTTGGAAACTTTACTTGGAAg TATAGGGATCTCCCCTCCACACATCACTGATGTTTCCTGGCGTCTTCAATACCAAATAAAG AGCAACCAACTGTACCGACATAACCGACCCgactatttaattaatttaactgTAGAG AGTTCTGATGCCAATCAGAAGCCAGAAATTAGTTTTGATTGTTCTATGGAACAATTGcag GATTTATTAGGAAAGCTTAGGGATGCAGCCAAAAGCCTAGAGAGGACTACTCAGATGTGA